One Pseudomonas brassicacearum genomic region harbors:
- a CDS encoding phospholipase D family protein, with protein MRSRPILHVLLFVAALLSGCASFDVTREPSQALPASESSFGRSVQAQAAPHEGQSGFRLLSDSTDAFTARAELIRNAQSSLDLQYYIVHDGISTRMLVDELLKAADRGVRVRILLDDTTSDGQDQIIATLAAHPRIQIRLFNPLHLGRATGVTRGLGRLLNLSQQHRRMHNKLWLADNSMAIVGGRNLGDEYFDAEPNLNFTDIDLLSVGPVAEQLGHGFDQYWNSALSKPIEQFLSHRPTPKDLANSRLRLQESMEQTHKENHALYQQLTRYKTQPRLDTWRKELVWAWNQALWDAPSKVLAKDEPDPQLLLTTQLAPELTGVSNELIMISAYFVPGQTGLVYLTSRADAGVSVSLLTNALEATDVPAVHGGYAPYRKALLEHGVRLFELRRQPGDKGSSPHLFYSKSYGESDSSLHSKAIIFDRRKSFIGSFNFDPRSVLWNTEVGVLVDSPELAGQVRELALQGMAPALSYQARLEDGRLVWTTEDNGKLHDLDREPGSWWRRFNAWFSTTIGLEQML; from the coding sequence GTGAGATCCAGACCGATCCTGCATGTGCTTCTGTTTGTCGCCGCGCTACTGAGCGGCTGCGCCAGCTTTGATGTCACCCGCGAGCCCTCCCAGGCGTTACCGGCCTCCGAATCCTCATTCGGCCGCTCGGTCCAGGCCCAGGCCGCGCCCCATGAAGGACAGTCGGGTTTTCGTCTGCTCTCAGACAGCACCGATGCCTTTACTGCCCGGGCGGAGCTGATTCGCAACGCCCAAAGCAGCCTGGACTTGCAGTACTACATTGTTCACGACGGCATCAGCACGCGGATGCTGGTGGATGAACTGCTCAAGGCCGCCGACCGGGGCGTGCGCGTGCGGATTCTGCTGGACGACACCACCAGCGATGGCCAGGACCAGATCATCGCCACCCTCGCCGCTCATCCGCGAATCCAGATTCGCCTGTTCAACCCGCTGCACCTGGGACGCGCCACCGGCGTGACGCGTGGTCTCGGGCGCCTGCTCAATCTGTCGCAGCAACATCGCCGGATGCACAACAAGCTATGGCTGGCGGACAACAGCATGGCCATCGTCGGCGGTCGCAATCTGGGGGACGAATATTTCGACGCCGAACCCAACCTGAACTTCACCGACATCGATCTGCTCAGTGTCGGGCCGGTGGCCGAACAACTGGGGCACGGCTTCGACCAGTACTGGAACAGCGCCCTGAGCAAACCCATCGAGCAATTCCTGTCCCACCGCCCAACCCCCAAGGACTTGGCCAACAGCCGCTTGCGCCTGCAAGAGTCCATGGAGCAGACGCACAAAGAGAATCACGCGCTCTATCAGCAGTTGACCCGCTACAAGACCCAACCGCGCCTGGATACCTGGCGCAAGGAGTTGGTCTGGGCCTGGAACCAGGCCCTGTGGGACGCGCCCAGCAAGGTACTGGCCAAGGATGAACCAGATCCACAATTGTTGCTGACCACACAACTGGCCCCGGAACTGACGGGCGTCAGCAACGAGCTGATCATGATTTCGGCCTATTTCGTGCCCGGCCAGACCGGCCTGGTGTACCTGACCAGTCGCGCCGATGCCGGGGTCTCGGTGAGCCTTCTGACCAACGCCCTGGAAGCCACCGACGTGCCGGCGGTGCACGGCGGTTACGCACCCTATCGCAAAGCACTGCTGGAACACGGCGTACGACTGTTTGAGCTTCGCCGGCAACCGGGCGACAAAGGCAGCAGCCCTCATCTGTTCTACAGCAAGTCATACGGCGAATCGGACTCGAGCCTGCACAGCAAGGCGATCATTTTTGATCGGCGGAAATCCTTCATCGGCTCGTTCAATTTCGACCCGCGCTCAGTGCTGTGGAACACCGAAGTCGGCGTACTGGTGGACAGCCCGGAACTTGCCGGCCAAGTGCGTGAATTGGCCTTGCAAGGCATGGCGCCGGCCTTGAGTTATCAGGCCCGCCTGGAAGATGGAAGGCTGGTGTGGACGACCGAAGACAACGGCAAATTGCATGACCTGGACCGCGAGCCGGGCAGCTGGTGGCGCCGGTTCAATGCCTGGTTCAGCACGACCATCGGACTGGAACAGATGCTTTAG